Proteins encoded together in one Oxalobacteraceae sp. CFBP 8761 window:
- a CDS encoding threo-3-hydroxy-L-aspartate ammonia-lyase has translation MTMLQLPTYDDVVQAAERIAGAAHRTPVLTSRTVNEEFGAEVFFKCENMQRMGAFKFRGGYNALAKFSPEQRRAGVVAFSSGNHAQAIALSARLLDIPATIIMPEDAPAAKVAATRGYGATVVTYDRYTEDREQIGRALAERDGLTLIPPYDHADVIAGQGTAAKELFDEVGPLDAFFVCLGGGGLLSGSALATRALSPGCLLYGVEPEAGNDGQQSFRTGQIVHIDTPRTIADGAQTQHLGQLTFPIIQRDVDDILTVSDDELVACMRFFAERMKIVVEPTGCLGFAAARKMKDSLRGKRIGVLVSGGNIDLARFASLIGA, from the coding sequence ATGACCATGCTCCAGCTTCCCACGTATGACGACGTCGTCCAGGCCGCCGAACGCATTGCCGGCGCCGCGCACCGCACGCCGGTGCTGACTTCGCGCACTGTCAACGAGGAGTTCGGCGCCGAGGTGTTCTTCAAGTGCGAAAACATGCAGCGCATGGGCGCCTTCAAGTTCCGGGGCGGCTATAACGCCCTGGCCAAATTCAGCCCTGAGCAGCGGCGCGCCGGCGTCGTGGCGTTCTCGTCGGGCAATCACGCACAGGCGATCGCGCTGTCGGCGCGGCTTCTGGACATCCCGGCCACGATCATCATGCCCGAGGACGCGCCAGCCGCGAAGGTCGCCGCCACGCGCGGCTATGGCGCCACCGTCGTGACCTACGACCGGTATACTGAGGACCGCGAGCAGATCGGCCGCGCACTGGCCGAGCGTGATGGCCTGACGCTGATCCCGCCCTACGACCATGCGGACGTGATTGCAGGGCAGGGCACCGCGGCCAAGGAACTGTTCGACGAGGTCGGCCCGCTCGACGCGTTCTTCGTGTGCCTGGGCGGCGGCGGGCTGCTGTCGGGCTCGGCACTGGCCACGCGCGCCTTGTCGCCTGGGTGCCTGCTGTATGGCGTCGAGCCCGAAGCGGGCAACGATGGCCAGCAGTCGTTCCGTACCGGGCAGATCGTGCACATCGACACGCCGCGCACGATCGCCGATGGTGCGCAGACGCAGCACCTGGGACAGCTGACGTTCCCGATCATCCAGCGCGACGTCGACGACATCCTGACCGTCAGCGACGACGAACTGGTGGCGTGCATGCGGTTCTTTGCCGAGCGCATGAAGATCGTCGTGGAGCCGACGGGGTGCCTGGGCTTTGCGGCGGCGCGCAAGATGAAGGACAGCTTGCGTGGCAAGCGGATCGGCGTGCTGGTCAGTGGCGGGAATATCGATCTGGCCCGCTTCGCGAGCCTGATCGGGGCTTGA
- a CDS encoding HAMP domain-containing protein: protein MRFAWFKSGLFWRTFFLMSVLTAVSMGAWIGMINVYQRGPQVQQTAETVVSVVTITKAALTHSAPDLRLELLLELASNEGIRIFTLEDTDIIDPPPHNPLMPEIAAIVRERLGADTRFSSGVNGVPGFYISFNIEDDKYWLMLERERLAGLTRVQWLGWAVVVGLLSVLGAALISSLVNRPLARLTSAARAIAKGERPARLPEKGSQEIIEANRSFNQMVEDLAQVEKDRAVILAGISHDLRTPLARMGLEVEMANLSQEARDGMQSDIAQMDAIIGQFLDYAKPTEAATFVPVDLSELLADIGHHAGRIPSLRIRTDLVPDVHVQGNATDLRRVINNIIENARRYGVTPGQDYTEIDIVLRVKATGHGRRAVIEIGDHGVGVPPDQIAQLMKPFTRLDSARGQANGAGLGLAIVERVLTRHNAGLEVSNRDGGGFLLQVALPLAA, encoded by the coding sequence GTGCGCTTTGCCTGGTTCAAGAGCGGCCTGTTCTGGCGCACGTTCTTCCTGATGTCGGTGCTCACTGCCGTCTCGATGGGCGCCTGGATCGGCATGATCAACGTCTACCAGCGCGGCCCGCAAGTGCAGCAGACGGCCGAAACGGTCGTGTCCGTCGTCACCATCACCAAGGCCGCGCTGACGCACTCGGCGCCCGACCTGCGGCTCGAACTGCTGCTCGAACTGGCGTCGAACGAAGGCATCCGCATCTTCACGCTCGAAGACACGGACATCATCGATCCGCCACCGCACAATCCCCTGATGCCCGAGATTGCCGCCATCGTGCGCGAACGACTCGGCGCCGACACCCGCTTTTCCAGTGGCGTAAACGGCGTGCCCGGCTTTTACATCAGCTTCAATATCGAGGATGACAAATACTGGCTGATGCTCGAGCGCGAGCGTCTGGCGGGTCTGACGCGCGTGCAGTGGCTCGGCTGGGCGGTGGTGGTCGGCCTGCTGTCGGTCCTGGGCGCAGCGCTGATCTCGAGCCTTGTCAACCGGCCGCTAGCGCGCCTGACGTCGGCTGCGCGCGCGATCGCCAAGGGCGAGCGCCCTGCGCGGCTGCCCGAAAAAGGCTCGCAAGAAATCATCGAGGCCAATCGCAGCTTCAACCAGATGGTCGAAGACCTGGCCCAGGTCGAGAAGGACCGCGCCGTGATCCTGGCCGGTATCTCGCACGATTTGCGCACGCCGCTGGCGCGCATGGGCCTCGAGGTCGAGATGGCCAACCTGTCGCAGGAAGCGCGCGACGGCATGCAGTCGGACATCGCGCAAATGGACGCGATCATCGGCCAGTTCCTCGACTACGCCAAGCCGACCGAAGCGGCCACGTTCGTGCCGGTGGATCTGTCCGAGCTACTGGCGGACATCGGCCACCACGCGGGCCGCATCCCGAGCCTGCGGATCAGGACCGACCTGGTGCCGGACGTGCACGTGCAGGGCAACGCCACCGACCTGCGGCGCGTGATCAACAACATCATCGAGAACGCCCGCCGTTACGGCGTCACGCCGGGGCAAGACTACACCGAGATCGACATCGTGCTGCGCGTGAAAGCAACGGGCCACGGCCGACGCGCCGTGATCGAGATCGGCGACCATGGCGTCGGCGTGCCGCCGGACCAGATCGCGCAACTGATGAAGCCTTTCACGCGGCTGGACAGCGCGCGGGGCCAGGCCAATGGGGCCGGGCTGGGCCTGGCCATCGTCGAGCGGGTGCTCACGCGCCACAATGCAGGGCTCGAAGTGAGCAACCGCGACGGTGGCGGTTTCCTGCTGCAGGTGGCGTTGCCGCTGGCGGCCTGA
- the ompR gene encoding two-component system response regulator OmpR, which translates to MTSSTSNINVGTGTQGGHSAKIMVVDDDVRLRDLLRRYLTEQGFQVVTAESAPAMNKLWLRERYDLLVLDLMLPGEDGLSICRRLRGAGDQTPIIMLTAKGEDVDRIVGLEMGADDYLPKPFNPRELVARIGAVLRRKGPDEIPGAPSETPQTFEFGDFILDLGTRTLKKNGETVPLTTGEFSVLKVFARHARQPLSREKLMELARGREYEVFDRSLDVQISRLRKLIEPDPSSPLYIQTVWGLGYVFIPEGQPR; encoded by the coding sequence ATGACTTCATCGACTTCGAACATTAACGTGGGTACGGGCACGCAGGGCGGCCACTCCGCCAAGATCATGGTCGTGGATGACGACGTGCGCCTGCGCGATCTTCTGCGCCGTTATCTGACCGAACAGGGTTTCCAGGTCGTGACTGCCGAAAGTGCACCCGCCATGAACAAGCTGTGGCTGCGCGAACGCTACGACCTGCTCGTGCTCGACCTGATGCTGCCCGGCGAAGACGGCCTGTCGATCTGCCGCCGCCTGCGCGGCGCCGGTGACCAGACCCCGATCATCATGTTGACCGCCAAGGGCGAAGACGTCGACCGCATCGTTGGCCTCGAGATGGGCGCCGACGACTACCTGCCCAAGCCGTTCAACCCGCGCGAACTGGTGGCCCGCATCGGCGCGGTGCTGCGCCGCAAAGGCCCCGACGAAATCCCGGGTGCGCCATCGGAAACCCCGCAAACCTTCGAGTTCGGCGACTTCATCCTTGATCTCGGCACGCGCACGCTGAAGAAAAACGGCGAGACCGTGCCGTTGACCACCGGCGAATTCTCGGTGCTCAAGGTGTTTGCGCGCCATGCACGCCAGCCGCTCTCGCGCGAAAAGCTGATGGAACTGGCCCGTGGCCGCGAATACGAAGTGTTCGACCGCTCGCTCGACGTCCAGATCTCGCGCCTGCGCAAGCTGATCGAACCCGATCCTTCGAGCCCGCTGTACATCCAGACCGTCTGGGGCCTGGGCTATGTATTCATCCCTGAGGGTCAGCCGCGCTAG
- a CDS encoding DUF342 domain-containing protein, translated as MSDVALSSVARFVSDGPEHCIVRREDGVYADPEALGTTLVAALDSLLRAGHYLAGLDYPILIKALYGHGPALPRDAAGRVQVRIAADIRPFTPARQALYRSVKITDGQAEYYFEPVVEPDPDGGERPTALDADEFVADMWVKGIRFGADVAAIAEAIGKGVAGRYVVARRLPPVDGDAARVEEVTNELHRSDAPLELANGRLDLMSFQNRFPQVRMGTRLLRKVPRTAGSPGFELTGIPLLAEIGKDLDLAAYAAEGTGIDVVPAGEFLIARRDGFLNVDPKSSRIAISDKIVSRDGVSARTTGNLNLSGDYEEFGEVQEQRTIEGDSITVHADVYGHVLSRGGAVRLERNLVGGSARNMNGGVRVLGVASSATIQAAKGDVVLGRAENCVISGARIRVETAINCEIMGDDVEVTHAEGSAIAGRRVRIGRAAPWKQGEMLVYLLRPDCARIDDAMAQVRERIGQFGQLAARHRASIETLTAQPHLSKYLKIAPRIRSGDLVLKPEQVPQFQRMTDTAGPALKELGRLSDEAKKLDAERKSGMAVLGRLEAQRYDRVGAAQIALEAIAGEVQVRALPYEPDLGCIWDQGPRDIRLRLRDAIGTELLHAGRDGAWAWDSASAVSPG; from the coding sequence GTGTCCGATGTCGCCTTATCTTCTGTAGCACGCTTTGTCTCTGACGGACCAGAGCACTGCATCGTTCGGCGCGAGGACGGCGTGTACGCCGACCCGGAAGCGCTCGGCACGACTCTCGTGGCGGCGCTCGACAGCTTGCTGCGCGCCGGCCACTACCTGGCGGGACTCGATTACCCGATACTCATCAAGGCGCTGTATGGCCATGGCCCGGCATTGCCGCGCGATGCCGCGGGCCGGGTGCAGGTGCGCATCGCCGCTGACATTCGCCCGTTCACCCCGGCCCGCCAGGCGCTGTACCGTTCAGTGAAAATCACGGACGGCCAGGCCGAATACTATTTCGAGCCGGTGGTCGAACCCGATCCCGACGGCGGCGAGCGGCCAACCGCGCTCGATGCCGACGAATTTGTCGCCGACATGTGGGTCAAGGGGATCCGCTTCGGCGCCGATGTCGCCGCCATCGCGGAGGCCATCGGCAAGGGTGTGGCCGGGCGCTACGTGGTGGCGCGCCGTTTGCCGCCCGTCGACGGCGACGCCGCGCGCGTCGAAGAAGTCACGAACGAACTGCACCGCAGCGATGCGCCGCTCGAACTGGCCAATGGCAGGCTCGACCTCATGAGCTTCCAGAATCGCTTTCCGCAAGTGCGCATGGGTACGCGCCTGCTGCGCAAGGTGCCCCGCACGGCGGGCAGTCCCGGTTTCGAGCTGACCGGCATTCCGCTCCTGGCCGAGATCGGCAAGGACCTCGACCTGGCCGCCTATGCCGCCGAAGGCACCGGTATCGACGTCGTTCCTGCGGGCGAATTCCTGATCGCGCGCCGCGACGGATTTCTGAATGTCGACCCGAAAAGCAGCCGCATCGCGATCTCCGACAAGATCGTCAGCCGCGATGGCGTCAGCGCCAGGACCACGGGCAACCTGAACCTGAGCGGCGACTACGAAGAATTCGGCGAGGTGCAGGAACAGCGCACCATCGAAGGCGACAGCATCACCGTGCATGCAGACGTGTATGGCCACGTGCTCTCGCGTGGCGGGGCCGTCCGCCTGGAGCGCAACCTGGTCGGCGGCAGCGCGCGCAACATGAATGGCGGCGTGCGTGTGCTGGGCGTGGCCTCCAGCGCCACGATCCAGGCGGCCAAGGGGGACGTGGTGCTCGGGCGGGCCGAGAACTGCGTGATTTCCGGTGCGCGCATCCGGGTCGAGACCGCGATTAACTGCGAGATCATGGGCGACGACGTCGAGGTCACGCACGCCGAAGGCAGCGCGATTGCCGGCCGGCGCGTCCGGATCGGCCGCGCCGCGCCCTGGAAGCAGGGCGAGATGCTGGTATATCTGCTGCGGCCCGATTGTGCGCGCATCGACGATGCGATGGCCCAGGTGCGCGAGCGCATCGGGCAGTTCGGCCAGCTCGCAGCGCGCCACCGCGCATCGATCGAGACGCTGACGGCCCAGCCGCACCTGAGCAAGTACCTGAAAATCGCGCCGCGCATCCGCAGCGGTGATCTGGTGCTCAAGCCCGAGCAGGTGCCGCAGTTCCAGCGCATGACCGATACCGCGGGGCCCGCGCTCAAGGAGCTTGGCCGCTTGTCGGACGAAGCGAAAAAGCTCGACGCCGAACGGAAGTCAGGGATGGCGGTGCTGGGCCGCCTGGAAGCGCAGCGTTACGACCGTGTCGGCGCGGCGCAGATTGCACTCGAGGCCATTGCCGGCGAGGTGCAGGTGCGCGCATTGCCGTACGAGCCGGATCTTGGCTGCATCTGGGACCAAGGGCCGCGCGACATCCGGCTGCGCCTGCGCGATGCCATCGGCACCGAATTGTTGCATGCAGGCCGCGACGGCGCCTGGGCCTGGGATTCCGCATCCGCCGTCTCGCCGGGATGA
- a CDS encoding chemotaxis protein CheW, giving the protein MHTTSRAPRSGAPRDYLSFMLDGQEYGLDCARVQELKLLKSLERFAEDGDIIGGVALSHGVILPVIDMRTTATQVVNAHGGVVHPDTDVIILRLSSGLVGMVVEGVTGIVHVRPEAVQTVPGEAGASYLIGIARIDGRCVILIDIDGLMSLSPRRPLRAA; this is encoded by the coding sequence ATGCACACCACATCGCGCGCGCCACGGTCTGGCGCACCACGGGATTACCTCAGCTTCATGCTCGACGGGCAGGAGTACGGACTCGATTGCGCGCGCGTGCAAGAACTCAAATTGCTCAAGTCCCTCGAACGCTTCGCGGAAGATGGCGACATCATCGGCGGCGTGGCGCTGTCGCATGGCGTGATCCTGCCGGTGATCGACATGCGTACCACTGCCACGCAAGTGGTGAATGCGCACGGCGGCGTGGTGCATCCCGATACCGACGTGATCATCCTGCGCCTGTCGAGCGGTCTGGTGGGAATGGTTGTGGAAGGGGTGACGGGGATCGTGCACGTGCGCCCGGAAGCCGTGCAAACCGTCCCGGGCGAAGCGGGCGCCAGTTACCTGATCGGCATTGCCCGCATCGACGGCCGCTGCGTAATCCTGATCGACATCGATGGCCTGATGTCGTTGTCGCCGCGGCGGCCGCTCCGGGCCGCCTGA
- a CDS encoding ATP-binding cassette domain-containing protein, whose protein sequence is MIRIQNVSLMRGTKPLLVDADLTLNPGDKIGLIGANGAGKSSLFGMLRNELHPDQGQIDFPAKWRMAYVAQETPALDRAALDYAIDGDVGLRKLQAELEELESHPDVDAHGMRLGELHGMLADADGYTVQSRGEQLLLGLGFSLAQMNQPVASFSGGWRMRLNLAQALMCPSDLLLLDEPTNHLDLDAIIWLEDWLKRYTGTLIIISHDRDFLDEVVNVIVHIDERKLKRYTANYSGFERQRAAQMILAAGALEKQQRQRAHLESFVNRFKAQASKARQAQSRMKALAKMEELAPLRAAAEFSFDFREPLSAPNPLLVLDKVDAGYFLLDEHGDKVGKKTIVNHIDFSLTIGQRIGLLGVNGAGKSTLIKTIAGELMPLTGEATIGKGLSIGYFAQHQVEMLRHDESPLWHLAKIAPTVREQELRNFLGSFNFPGDMVTSSIKPFSGGEKARLALALIVWQRPNLLLLDEPTNHLDLETREALTMALAQFEGTLIVVSHDRHLLRATTDEFIIVADGRLQPFDGDLDDYKDWLFKTKLGKGTDILPLAKAAAPVAPVPSATPAERKEQKRLGAEERQRNAAQRKPIENKVKRLDEQMAKLQAKKATIDAALLDPTIYDAQNKDRLKTLVADQAFVARDLETFEMEWLELQEQLEALA, encoded by the coding sequence ATGATCCGTATCCAGAACGTCAGCCTGATGCGCGGCACCAAGCCGCTGCTCGTCGATGCCGACCTGACCCTCAACCCGGGCGACAAGATCGGCCTGATCGGCGCCAACGGCGCCGGCAAATCGAGCCTGTTCGGCATGCTCCGTAACGAGCTGCACCCGGACCAGGGCCAGATCGACTTCCCGGCCAAATGGCGCATGGCATACGTGGCGCAAGAGACGCCAGCGCTGGACCGCGCGGCGCTCGATTACGCCATTGACGGCGACGTCGGCCTGCGCAAGCTCCAGGCCGAGCTGGAAGAACTGGAATCGCACCCGGACGTCGACGCTCACGGCATGCGCCTGGGCGAGCTGCATGGCATGCTGGCCGACGCTGACGGCTACACGGTGCAGTCGCGCGGCGAACAGCTGCTGCTGGGTCTGGGCTTTTCGCTGGCACAGATGAACCAGCCGGTGGCAAGCTTCTCGGGTGGCTGGCGCATGCGCCTGAACCTGGCGCAGGCGCTGATGTGCCCGTCCGACCTGCTGCTGCTCGATGAACCGACCAACCACCTGGATCTGGATGCGATCATCTGGCTCGAAGACTGGCTCAAGCGCTACACGGGCACCCTGATCATCATTTCCCACGACCGCGACTTCCTCGATGAAGTGGTCAACGTGATCGTGCACATCGACGAGCGCAAGCTGAAGCGCTACACGGCCAACTACTCGGGCTTCGAGCGCCAGCGCGCCGCCCAGATGATCCTGGCCGCCGGCGCCCTCGAGAAGCAGCAGCGCCAGCGCGCGCACCTCGAGTCGTTCGTCAACCGCTTCAAGGCGCAGGCCTCCAAGGCACGCCAGGCCCAGAGCCGCATGAAGGCCCTGGCCAAGATGGAAGAGCTGGCACCGCTGCGCGCCGCAGCCGAATTCTCGTTCGACTTCCGCGAGCCGCTGTCGGCACCGAATCCGCTGCTGGTGCTCGACAAGGTCGATGCCGGCTACTTCCTGCTCGACGAACATGGCGACAAGGTCGGCAAGAAGACCATCGTCAACCATATCGACTTTTCGCTGACCATCGGCCAGCGCATTGGCCTGCTGGGTGTGAACGGCGCCGGCAAGTCGACGCTGATCAAGACCATCGCCGGCGAGCTGATGCCGCTGACCGGCGAAGCGACGATCGGCAAAGGCCTGTCGATCGGCTACTTCGCCCAGCACCAGGTCGAGATGCTGCGCCATGACGAGTCGCCCCTGTGGCACCTGGCCAAAATCGCGCCGACGGTGCGCGAGCAGGAACTGCGCAACTTCCTGGGCAGCTTCAACTTCCCGGGCGATATGGTGACCAGCTCGATCAAGCCGTTCTCGGGCGGCGAGAAGGCGCGTCTGGCGCTGGCCCTGATCGTCTGGCAGCGCCCGAACCTGCTGCTGCTCGATGAACCGACCAACCACCTGGACCTGGAAACACGCGAGGCGCTGACGATGGCGCTGGCCCAGTTCGAAGGCACGCTGATCGTCGTGTCCCACGATCGTCACCTGCTGCGCGCGACGACCGATGAATTCATCATCGTTGCCGACGGCCGCCTGCAACCATTTGACGGCGACCTGGACGACTACAAGGACTGGCTGTTCAAGACCAAGCTGGGCAAAGGCACCGACATCCTGCCGCTGGCCAAGGCCGCTGCGCCCGTCGCGCCGGTGCCAAGCGCCACGCCGGCCGAGCGCAAGGAACAGAAGCGCCTGGGCGCCGAAGAGCGCCAGCGCAACGCCGCGCAGCGCAAGCCGATCGAGAACAAGGTCAAGCGTCTGGACGAGCAGATGGCCAAGCTGCAGGCAAAAAAGGCCACGATCGATGCCGCCCTGCTCGACCCGACGATCTACGACGCGCAGAACAAGGATCGCCTCAAGACGCTGGTGGCCGACCAGGCATTCGTGGCGCGCGATCTGGAAACGTTCGAAATGGAGTGGCTGGAATTGCAGGAACAGCTGGAAGCGCTGGCGTAA
- the prmB gene encoding 50S ribosomal protein L3 N(5)-glutamine methyltransferase, with protein MTTTSFSTPRDLLRYAITRFNGAKLFFGHGSVEAFDEAAYLILHTLKLPLDRLEPFLDARLLDDEVLQVLAVIERRVTERVPAAYITKEAWLGEYRFYVDERVLVPRSFIAELIPQQFSPWLVDPDGVENVLELCTGSGCLAIMMADTFANAVVDAIDISKDALAVAETNIREYKLEGRVNPIESDLYENVPFKKYDLIITNPPYVNAESMRTLPQEYMVEPQIALAGGEDGMDLVRKIIAGAAERLTPEGILVVEIGNEREYAEAAFGHLGLTWLTTSIGDDAVFLLTAEQLQNA; from the coding sequence ATGACCACCACCTCATTCTCCACGCCGCGCGACCTGCTGCGCTATGCGATCACCCGTTTCAATGGTGCCAAGCTGTTCTTCGGCCACGGCAGCGTCGAAGCGTTCGACGAAGCCGCCTACCTGATCCTGCACACCCTGAAGCTGCCGCTCGACCGCCTGGAGCCGTTCCTCGACGCCAGGCTGCTGGACGACGAAGTGCTGCAGGTGCTGGCCGTGATCGAGCGCCGCGTGACCGAGCGCGTGCCGGCCGCCTACATCACCAAAGAGGCATGGCTGGGCGAGTACCGCTTCTATGTCGACGAACGCGTGCTGGTGCCGCGCTCGTTCATTGCCGAGCTGATTCCGCAGCAGTTCAGCCCATGGCTGGTGGACCCGGATGGCGTGGAAAACGTGCTTGAGCTGTGCACCGGCAGCGGTTGCCTTGCGATCATGATGGCCGATACGTTTGCCAACGCGGTCGTAGATGCGATCGACATCTCGAAGGATGCGCTGGCCGTTGCCGAGACAAATATCCGCGAATACAAACTCGAAGGGCGTGTGAACCCGATCGAGTCCGACCTGTACGAGAACGTGCCGTTCAAGAAATACGACCTGATCATCACCAACCCGCCGTACGTGAATGCCGAATCGATGCGCACGCTGCCGCAGGAATACATGGTCGAGCCGCAGATCGCGCTGGCCGGTGGCGAAGACGGCATGGACCTGGTGCGCAAGATCATCGCCGGCGCCGCCGAGCGCCTGACGCCGGAAGGCATCCTGGTGGTTGAAATCGGCAACGAGCGCGAGTACGCCGAAGCCGCGTTCGGCCACCTGGGCCTGACCTGGCTGACCACCAGCATCGGCGACGATGCCGTGTTCCTGCTGACGGCCGAACAGCTGCAAAACGCGTAA
- the dapE gene encoding succinyl-diaminopimelate desuccinylase, whose amino-acid sequence MRPSRTLLLTEELIALDSITPQDKGCQQRLIELLAPLGFVCETIVSNGVTNLWARKGENAPLFVFAGHTDVVPAGPLHQWTSEPFMPTQRDGKLYGRGASDMKTSIAAMVVACEEFIAAYPEHRGSIALLITSDEEGPAVDGTAIVCDLLEERGVAPDYCLVGEPTSNHVLGDTIKNGRRGSLSGHLTVKGIQGHIAYPQLARNPIHQAAPALAELTLEVWDEGNEYYAPTSWQVSNIAAGTGANNVIPGSVSLDFNFRFSTASTAEGLQARVHAILDRHSLDYDLDWTLSGLPFLTEKGTLSDAVCTAIRDELGVHTELSTSGGTSDGRFIARICPQVIEFGPPNASIHKIDEHIELRYIDPLKNIYRRTLQRLLAA is encoded by the coding sequence ATGAGACCGTCACGCACCCTGCTGCTCACTGAAGAGCTGATCGCGCTCGACTCGATCACGCCCCAGGACAAGGGCTGCCAGCAGCGCCTGATCGAACTGCTGGCGCCGCTGGGCTTCGTGTGCGAGACGATCGTCTCGAACGGCGTGACCAATCTGTGGGCGCGCAAGGGCGAGAATGCGCCGCTGTTCGTGTTTGCCGGCCACACCGATGTGGTGCCGGCCGGTCCGCTGCACCAGTGGACATCCGAGCCGTTCATGCCGACGCAACGCGATGGCAAGCTGTACGGCCGCGGCGCGTCCGACATGAAGACGTCGATCGCGGCGATGGTCGTCGCCTGCGAAGAATTCATCGCTGCCTATCCGGAGCACCGCGGCTCGATCGCGTTGTTGATCACGAGCGACGAAGAAGGCCCGGCGGTCGACGGCACCGCCATCGTCTGCGACCTGCTTGAAGAACGGGGCGTCGCGCCCGACTATTGCCTGGTGGGCGAGCCGACCTCGAACCACGTGCTGGGCGACACGATCAAGAATGGCCGGCGCGGTTCGCTGTCGGGCCACCTGACGGTCAAGGGCATTCAGGGCCACATCGCCTATCCGCAACTGGCGCGCAATCCGATCCACCAGGCCGCGCCGGCACTGGCCGAGCTGACGCTCGAAGTGTGGGACGAAGGCAACGAGTACTACGCGCCCACCAGCTGGCAAGTGTCGAACATCGCCGCCGGTACGGGCGCCAACAACGTGATTCCCGGCAGCGTGAGCCTGGACTTCAACTTCCGCTTCTCGACCGCCAGCACGGCCGAAGGCCTGCAGGCGCGCGTGCATGCGATCCTGGACCGCCATAGCCTGGACTACGATCTGGACTGGACCTTGTCGGGCCTGCCCTTCCTGACCGAAAAAGGCACGCTGTCGGACGCCGTCTGCACCGCAATCAGAGACGAACTGGGCGTGCATACCGAATTATCGACCTCGGGCGGGACCTCGGATGGCCGCTTCATCGCCCGCATCTGCCCTCAGGTGATAGAATTCGGCCCACCGAACGCCAGCATTCACAAAATCGACGAGCACATCGAACTGCGCTACATCGATCCCCTGAAGAATATCTATCGCCGTACGCTCCAGCGCCTGCTGGCCGCTTGA
- a CDS encoding ArsC family reductase, whose product MTTTLYGIPNCDTVKKARTWLQDHGIDFTFHDFKKQGLTPELVKAWLQDLDWTTLVNRKGTTWRNLPDERKAAIVDADSAMALMLENPSVIKRPVVQGAGPVTVGFSPAAFEEKFGTAP is encoded by the coding sequence ATGACGACTACCCTCTACGGCATCCCCAATTGCGACACCGTGAAAAAAGCCCGCACCTGGCTGCAGGATCACGGCATCGACTTCACGTTCCACGACTTCAAGAAGCAGGGGCTCACGCCTGAACTGGTGAAGGCCTGGCTGCAAGACCTCGACTGGACCACGCTGGTCAACCGCAAAGGCACCACCTGGCGCAACTTGCCGGACGAACGCAAGGCGGCCATCGTCGATGCCGACAGCGCCATGGCGCTGATGCTCGAGAACCCGTCGGTCATCAAGCGCCCGGTCGTGCAAGGCGCCGGCCCGGTGACGGTCGGTTTCTCGCCGGCTGCATTTGAAGAAAAATTCGGGACGGCGCCATGA